The following are encoded in a window of Tessaracoccus flavescens genomic DNA:
- a CDS encoding maleylpyruvate isomerase family mycothiol-dependent enzyme, with translation MDRAGIWQIIIEERLGIRDLLRSLTPAQWDEPSLCDGWRVRDVAAHLIANPQLDVAATLRFVGGMWRGYDTAVRLDGVRRGSAPVEQILDQWDRFAEVRRHPFVTSIREPLIDVLVHQQDIARPLGIRRDLNPAGVGEAIDRAD, from the coding sequence ATGGACCGTGCCGGGATCTGGCAGATCATCATCGAAGAACGGCTTGGCATCCGTGACCTGCTGCGCTCGCTCACCCCTGCGCAGTGGGACGAGCCGAGCCTGTGCGACGGCTGGCGGGTCCGTGACGTCGCCGCCCACCTGATCGCGAACCCGCAGCTCGACGTCGCGGCCACCCTGCGGTTCGTCGGCGGCATGTGGCGCGGGTACGACACGGCCGTCCGACTCGACGGCGTGCGGAGGGGCAGCGCTCCCGTCGAGCAGATCCTCGACCAGTGGGACCGCTTCGCCGAGGTGCGCAGACACCCCTTCGTCACGTCGATCAGGGAGCCGCTGATCGACGTGCTCGTGCATCAGCAGGACATCGCCCGACCCCTCGGCATCAGACGAGATCTCAATCCCGCAGGCGTCGGAGAGGCGATCGACAGGGCAGACTGA
- a CDS encoding TadE family type IV pilus minor pilin, whose product MTVELAVGVVTVVVVTACLVSLAMLGVAQSACAESSAQLARQSARGDARAVQAARDRAPGGARISIDRQAGGVEASVTLGVRVLGLGEVEVGAQAWAAYEPGQGP is encoded by the coding sequence GTGACCGTCGAGTTGGCGGTGGGTGTCGTCACCGTTGTCGTCGTGACGGCCTGTCTTGTCTCGCTCGCAATGCTGGGCGTCGCGCAGAGCGCGTGCGCCGAGTCGAGCGCCCAGTTGGCGAGGCAGAGCGCCAGGGGAGATGCCCGGGCGGTGCAGGCCGCCCGGGACCGGGCCCCTGGTGGAGCACGGATCTCGATCGATCGGCAGGCCGGCGGCGTAGAGGCCTCCGTGACGCTCGGCGTGCGGGTGTTGGGGCTCGGGGAGGTTGAGGTGGGCGCACAGGCCTGGGCGGCCTACGAACCGGGGCAGGGGCCATGA
- the mgrA gene encoding L-glyceraldehyde 3-phosphate reductase, producing the protein MTYVAAEDRYESMPYRRLGTCGLKLPAISLGLWHNFGDDKPLETQRAILRRAFDKGVTHFDLANNYGPPYGSAEINFGRVFAEDFAPYRNELVISSKAGWDMWPGPYGFGGSRKYLLSSLDDSLQRMGLDYVDIFYHHRPDPDTTVEETMAALDQAVRSGKALYAGISSYSAELTAKAQEIARSLGTPLIIHQPSYSILNRWIEEGEPSLLQAAADNGMGVIGFSPLAQGMLTDRYLDGIPEGSRAAQGKSLDSDLLSEENIEQLRELNKIAEARGQSLAEMAIAWALRDQGAASVTSVVLGASSVKQLDANLAALGNLEFTADELAAIDRHSGVEGVNLWQGATESV; encoded by the coding sequence ATGACCTACGTCGCCGCGGAAGACCGCTACGAATCCATGCCCTATCGGCGTCTCGGCACGTGCGGCCTGAAGCTGCCCGCCATCTCGCTCGGCCTGTGGCACAACTTCGGGGACGACAAGCCGCTCGAGACGCAGCGCGCCATCCTGCGTCGTGCCTTCGACAAGGGCGTCACCCACTTCGACCTGGCCAACAACTACGGACCGCCGTACGGTTCGGCCGAGATCAACTTCGGTCGGGTCTTCGCCGAGGACTTCGCTCCGTATCGCAACGAGCTCGTGATCTCGTCCAAGGCGGGCTGGGACATGTGGCCGGGCCCCTACGGCTTCGGGGGATCGCGTAAGTACCTGCTCAGCTCGCTCGATGACTCGCTGCAGCGGATGGGCCTGGACTACGTCGATATCTTCTACCACCACCGTCCCGACCCCGACACAACCGTCGAGGAGACGATGGCCGCCCTCGATCAGGCGGTCCGTTCCGGCAAGGCACTCTATGCGGGCATCTCGTCCTACTCGGCCGAGCTCACAGCCAAGGCGCAGGAGATCGCCCGTTCGCTCGGCACGCCGCTGATCATCCATCAGCCCTCCTACTCGATCCTGAACCGCTGGATCGAGGAGGGCGAACCGTCGCTGCTGCAGGCCGCCGCAGACAATGGCATGGGCGTCATCGGCTTCTCGCCGCTTGCCCAGGGCATGCTCACCGACCGCTACCTCGACGGGATCCCGGAGGGCTCGCGGGCCGCGCAGGGCAAGTCGCTCGACAGCGACCTCCTCTCCGAGGAGAACATCGAGCAGTTGCGTGAGCTCAACAAGATCGCAGAGGCGCGAGGGCAGAGCCTCGCTGAGATGGCGATTGCCTGGGCCCTCCGCGACCAGGGCGCCGCGTCTGTCACCTCCGTCGTGCTCGGTGCTTCCTCCGTCAAGCAGCTCGATGCCAACCTGGCCGCGCTCGGGAATCTCGAGTTCACCGCCGATGAGCTCGCCGCGATCGATCGTCACAGCGGAGTCGAGGGCGTCAACCTCTGGCAGGGAGCGACCGAGTCGGTCTGA
- a CDS encoding DUF7059 domain-containing protein, giving the protein MQLSDTDLIRLRADLIAVGYLVDDVLDRIGELGQAGLGRNMTVPADVALGEATDLLSTLIRLFLLQQSVPADRLDGVVDADALVRAGFLSLDGDAVRALVDVRPYGSPDDGASGWVVADLTPGLDQIITPTRPDYVLGVSPASTTLAQITMRMPVDTALDLGTGCGVQSLHLGRHAGRVVGTDVNARALELAAVTAALNEADIDLRAGSLYEPVTGERFDLIVSNPPFVMSPPSADGDTLVYREANFEADLLVETLVRGAGEHLTHGGSLQLLTNWAVLDQPWEERLAGWVPDGCDAWVIERERLDVFSYIEMWLTDAGLAGTERWRPAYDEWLGYFEKLGISSVGMGWIQITRAGRDEPHRRFESWPHAVAQPVGDVFARNASAVDAYRLPTGELLASRPRLVDVDQETLGRPGAADPEHVIFRQRVGLLRAIKADTALAAVLGALDGDLTLAQVIGAVAQVLDIAAADLGAAVIPEVRQALLDQFLTLEE; this is encoded by the coding sequence GTGCAGCTCAGCGATACCGACCTCATCCGCCTCCGTGCCGACCTCATCGCCGTCGGATACCTCGTCGATGACGTCCTCGACCGGATCGGAGAACTCGGTCAGGCTGGCCTCGGTCGCAACATGACGGTGCCGGCCGACGTGGCGCTCGGCGAGGCGACCGACCTGCTCAGCACGCTGATCCGGCTCTTCCTCCTCCAGCAGAGCGTTCCTGCAGATCGTCTCGACGGGGTGGTCGACGCCGACGCCCTCGTCCGGGCCGGTTTCCTCAGCCTGGACGGCGACGCCGTGCGGGCGCTTGTCGATGTCCGTCCCTACGGCTCGCCCGACGACGGAGCCTCCGGATGGGTGGTCGCCGATCTCACGCCGGGGCTCGACCAGATCATCACGCCCACCCGGCCGGACTACGTGCTGGGCGTTTCGCCGGCCTCGACCACCCTCGCGCAGATCACCATGCGCATGCCGGTGGACACCGCGCTTGACCTGGGCACGGGGTGTGGGGTGCAGTCGCTCCACCTCGGCCGACACGCAGGCCGCGTCGTCGGCACCGACGTCAACGCCCGGGCCCTTGAACTCGCCGCGGTGACCGCGGCCCTCAACGAGGCGGACATCGACCTGCGCGCTGGCTCCCTCTACGAGCCGGTCACGGGCGAACGGTTCGACCTCATCGTGTCCAACCCGCCGTTCGTCATGTCACCCCCGAGCGCCGACGGAGACACCCTCGTCTACCGCGAAGCCAACTTCGAGGCCGACCTGCTCGTCGAGACACTCGTCCGCGGCGCAGGGGAGCATCTGACGCATGGCGGCAGCCTCCAGTTGCTCACCAACTGGGCCGTGCTGGATCAGCCGTGGGAAGAGCGGCTCGCCGGATGGGTTCCCGACGGCTGCGACGCCTGGGTGATCGAACGTGAACGGCTCGACGTGTTCAGCTACATCGAGATGTGGCTGACCGACGCGGGGCTCGCAGGAACAGAGCGGTGGCGGCCCGCCTATGACGAGTGGCTCGGTTATTTCGAGAAGCTTGGGATCTCCTCCGTCGGCATGGGCTGGATCCAGATCACCAGGGCCGGTCGCGATGAACCACACCGCCGTTTCGAGAGCTGGCCTCACGCGGTCGCGCAGCCGGTCGGCGATGTGTTCGCCCGCAATGCCTCCGCGGTCGACGCCTACCGCCTTCCCACGGGTGAGCTGCTCGCCTCGCGGCCGCGTCTCGTCGATGTCGACCAGGAGACCCTTGGACGCCCCGGTGCCGCCGATCCGGAACACGTCATCTTCCGCCAGCGGGTAGGCCTGCTGCGCGCGATCAAGGCCGACACCGCGCTGGCCGCGGTGCTCGGTGCCCTGGACGGCGACCTCACGCTTGCGCAGGTGATCGGGGCCGTCGCCCAGGTGCTGGACATCGCCGCGGCCGACCTGGGCGCAGCCGTCATCCCCGAGGTGCGCCAGGCGCTCCTCGACCAGTTCCTTACCCTCGAGGAGTGA